From the genome of Polyangiaceae bacterium, one region includes:
- a CDS encoding 1-acyl-sn-glycerol-3-phosphate acyltransferase: protein MSKQKAHDLGAPRRHKYGHHVPQIEQRVLQRSHRILSRLIKSYFRSEIRGTERLPTSQTIIVTHHDGGMLPINGICFGVHWYDQFGFDRPLYVLTHDALHSLWDPFSKLMADSGLLRADRRAMDAVLATGQSVLLFPGAARESFRSFWKRRDIDLGGRKGFVAQAIRWGLPITPIVSAGAHETVIVLSSGQKLAERLRIPKIVRSADVLPLVAGFPWGVWAIPFLPQIPIPAKITTEVLAPIHLSEALGRDLRPEDAHDETIVQAGFDLVLTRMRQAIDQLYDERKYPFVG from the coding sequence ATGAGTAAGCAAAAAGCGCACGATTTGGGCGCACCGCGACGACATAAGTACGGGCATCACGTCCCACAAATCGAACAACGCGTCCTTCAACGGTCGCATCGAATTCTGTCACGGCTCATCAAATCGTATTTTCGCAGCGAAATCCGGGGGACGGAACGATTGCCCACGTCGCAGACGATCATCGTCACGCACCACGATGGCGGCATGCTTCCGATCAATGGGATCTGCTTCGGCGTGCACTGGTATGATCAATTCGGCTTCGATCGCCCGCTTTACGTCCTGACGCACGATGCGCTCCATAGCCTGTGGGACCCATTCTCCAAGCTCATGGCGGATTCCGGTCTTCTCCGCGCCGATCGCCGGGCCATGGACGCGGTGCTCGCCACCGGGCAGTCCGTGCTATTGTTTCCCGGAGCCGCTCGAGAATCGTTCCGGAGCTTCTGGAAGCGCCGAGATATCGACCTCGGCGGCCGAAAAGGATTCGTAGCTCAGGCCATTCGTTGGGGACTGCCCATTACGCCGATCGTCTCTGCAGGAGCGCACGAGACCGTCATTGTTTTGTCGAGTGGTCAGAAACTCGCCGAACGCCTGCGAATACCTAAAATCGTTCGCTCCGCAGACGTGCTCCCCCTCGTCGCCGGTTTCCCTTGGGGTGTTTGGGCAATCCCGTTTCTCCCTCAAATTCCCATTCCAGCAAAAATCACGACGGAAGTGCTCGCGCCCATCCATTTGTCCGAGGCACTCGGCCGCGATCTTCGCCCCGAAGACGCGCATGACGAAACCATCGTGCAGGCCGGCTTCGACCTCGTCCTCACCCGCATGCGGCAAGCCATCGATCAACTCTACGACGAACGAAAATACCCGTTTGTTGGCTAA
- a CDS encoding DUF3565 domain-containing protein: MRRKIVGFHQDADGAWVAELECGHPQHVRHDPPWQQREWVTTEKGRQDKLGAELDCLFCNMATVPADAKPYKQTAQFTEATVPAGLLRDHHLKPGVWGHIVVDDGKLEYVCDRGAFVLKPGVVGVVEPEVVHHVRPIGSVSFHVVFLKKADE; this comes from the coding sequence ATGCGTCGAAAGATCGTCGGGTTTCACCAAGACGCGGACGGAGCTTGGGTTGCCGAGCTCGAGTGCGGACACCCGCAGCACGTGCGGCACGATCCACCGTGGCAACAACGCGAATGGGTCACGACCGAAAAAGGTCGGCAGGACAAACTCGGAGCCGAGCTCGATTGCCTGTTCTGCAACATGGCGACCGTGCCCGCGGACGCGAAGCCCTACAAGCAGACGGCGCAGTTCACGGAAGCGACCGTGCCCGCGGGGCTGCTTCGAGATCATCACTTGAAACCCGGCGTGTGGGGGCACATCGTCGTCGATGATGGAAAACTCGAGTACGTCTGCGATCGCGGTGCGTTCGTGCTGAAACCGGGTGTCGTGGGCGTCGTCGAACCCGAGGTGGTGCATCACGTGCGGCCCATCGGCTCCGTTTCTTTCCACGTCGTGTTCTTGAAAAAAGCGGACGAATAA
- a CDS encoding CAP domain-containing protein → MPSSHNGSSHSPKRRTLRPSRPIAAAFIALALASTAPVVASSDIGPLRVQWKTELSSPKATASTNPKETALLALCGPADTALMDVAAIVAKRQLDGAHGLTADELAFALRAAGDPHVWPKAWSLSGENLDDDDIATRFKTFMSTARTLGKRRCGVARQQGAGDASVATVITVDALADISPVPTSARVGQWINLEGVMLVPASGVQVVLLGPRAAPRTVPSSLSGGRIRSTFSVDQPGAWLVQVLATVSTGPRPVLEATIYAGQKPPTEFVRAPVPGEEAAQGVKDPAEAMLRMINAARIAEGRRPLTRDPALDAVARAHSEEMKKARMVGHDVGGGDPRARLQAAGISSAVAGENVASASSLQNAHRALWASPSHRGNLLLERFTRVGVAVAQAADGTYWVTEMFAG, encoded by the coding sequence ATGCCTTCGAGCCACAACGGGTCCAGCCATTCCCCGAAACGCCGCACGCTCCGCCCCTCGAGGCCCATAGCCGCCGCCTTCATCGCCCTCGCGCTCGCGTCAACGGCCCCGGTCGTCGCGTCGTCAGACATCGGGCCACTGCGCGTTCAGTGGAAAACCGAGCTCTCCTCGCCCAAGGCAACCGCTTCGACAAACCCCAAAGAAACCGCGCTCCTTGCTCTGTGCGGGCCCGCCGATACCGCATTGATGGACGTCGCTGCGATCGTCGCCAAACGACAGCTCGATGGAGCGCATGGGCTCACCGCGGACGAGCTCGCCTTCGCGCTGCGTGCCGCAGGCGATCCACACGTGTGGCCCAAGGCGTGGTCGTTGTCGGGCGAAAACCTGGACGATGACGACATCGCCACGCGCTTCAAAACGTTCATGAGCACAGCTCGAACGCTCGGCAAAAGACGATGCGGCGTCGCACGACAACAAGGTGCAGGAGACGCGAGCGTGGCGACGGTGATCACGGTCGACGCGCTCGCCGATATTTCACCCGTTCCAACATCGGCGCGTGTGGGCCAGTGGATCAACCTCGAAGGCGTCATGCTCGTCCCAGCCTCGGGTGTGCAGGTCGTGCTCCTTGGACCGCGCGCCGCGCCGAGAACGGTCCCGAGCTCTCTGTCGGGAGGACGCATTCGATCGACGTTTTCGGTCGATCAGCCAGGCGCGTGGCTCGTGCAAGTGCTCGCCACGGTTTCAACGGGGCCGCGCCCCGTGCTCGAAGCGACGATCTACGCTGGCCAGAAGCCTCCGACGGAGTTTGTCCGAGCACCGGTGCCCGGAGAAGAGGCTGCTCAAGGCGTCAAGGATCCCGCCGAAGCGATGCTGCGCATGATCAACGCAGCGCGTATTGCCGAAGGACGAAGGCCGCTCACGCGCGACCCAGCGCTCGATGCCGTTGCGCGCGCTCATTCGGAGGAAATGAAGAAGGCGCGCATGGTGGGGCACGACGTGGGCGGCGGTGATCCTCGCGCGAGGCTCCAAGCAGCAGGCATCAGCTCTGCCGTCGCCGGCGAAAATGTCGCCAGCGCAAGCTCGCTCCAAAACGCTCACCGAGCGCTCTGGGCGAGCCCATCGCATCGCGGCAACCTGCTTCTGGAAAGGTTCACGCGCGTAGGAGTTGCCGTGGCGCAAGCGGCTGATGGGACGTACTGGGTGACGGAGATGTTTGCGGGTTGA
- a CDS encoding MCE family protein, translating to MTVALAGAAYGGYRFVSRDAGTAGGYRVWAHLPDVTGIAPLSRVMVSGIQVGTVDRIWLDGGKARIDIKMFPTAPLYTDAAIGRRATSLIGEYYVVLTPGTEGNPQIPDQGQITRYIDEPTMESLQGQVAAILRDVKTVTETLKTTVGSDKGKDQLEAILKNLAEVTEALNETVKENRAAVKDTITNINSITAQSQPNINAILDNVRQVTSDIRKMTGAQTGEGGRPGDLRSAATRLERATGSLESALAHADNVAARIDKGQGTLGKLTKDETLINEVENVVGDVGEFVGGISRLQTIVGLRSEYNFLANTVKSYVELRLAPSEDKYYLFEVVNDPRGLTTFEQIDVESSNPNNPPYYREVRTVTTNAFRFSFQFAKRVGPFTGRFGIRESSGAIGLDLHLLDDRFELRQDLFGFGEQISPRWRIALSYEFVRKLWLLGGVDNILNADRRDYFIGLQLRFNDKDLKTILPFVPAGL from the coding sequence ATGACCGTGGCGCTCGCCGGGGCCGCCTACGGTGGCTATCGGTTCGTCTCTCGTGATGCCGGTACTGCGGGTGGTTATCGCGTATGGGCGCATTTGCCCGACGTGACGGGGATCGCTCCGCTGTCGCGCGTCATGGTGTCGGGTATTCAGGTCGGGACGGTCGATCGAATATGGCTCGATGGCGGCAAGGCGCGCATTGACATCAAAATGTTTCCAACGGCGCCGCTTTATACGGACGCTGCCATTGGGCGCCGAGCGACGAGTTTGATTGGCGAATATTATGTGGTGCTCACGCCTGGCACCGAGGGCAATCCGCAGATTCCGGACCAGGGACAAATTACGCGATACATCGACGAGCCGACGATGGAATCGCTGCAGGGCCAAGTGGCCGCCATTTTGCGCGACGTCAAGACCGTCACGGAGACGCTGAAAACGACCGTCGGTAGCGACAAGGGCAAAGATCAGCTCGAAGCGATACTCAAGAATCTCGCCGAAGTGACGGAAGCGCTGAACGAGACGGTGAAAGAGAATCGCGCCGCGGTGAAAGACACGATTACGAACATCAACAGCATCACCGCGCAATCTCAGCCCAACATCAATGCGATCCTCGACAACGTCCGGCAAGTGACGTCCGATATTCGCAAAATGACGGGTGCCCAAACGGGTGAAGGCGGACGGCCTGGGGATTTGCGCAGCGCCGCAACGCGCCTGGAACGAGCGACCGGTTCGCTCGAATCGGCTCTCGCGCACGCCGACAACGTCGCGGCTCGCATCGACAAGGGCCAAGGAACCTTGGGGAAATTGACCAAGGACGAGACGCTCATCAATGAAGTCGAAAACGTGGTCGGCGACGTGGGTGAATTCGTCGGCGGTATCAGTCGCCTGCAAACGATCGTCGGGCTCCGAAGCGAATACAACTTCCTCGCGAACACCGTGAAGAGTTATGTCGAATTGCGGCTCGCGCCTTCGGAAGACAAATATTATTTATTCGAAGTCGTCAACGATCCGCGCGGTTTGACGACGTTCGAGCAAATCGACGTCGAATCGAGCAACCCGAACAATCCGCCCTATTACCGCGAAGTTCGCACCGTAACCACGAACGCGTTCCGCTTTTCGTTCCAGTTCGCCAAACGCGTGGGGCCATTTACCGGCCGCTTTGGCATTCGTGAATCCTCGGGCGCCATTGGGCTCGACCTGCATTTGCTCGACGATCGATTCGAGTTGCGGCAGGACCTTTTTGGCTTTGGCGAGCAGATATCGCCGCGCTGGCGCATTGCGCTTTCGTATGAATTCGTCCGGAAATTGTGGCTCTTGGGTGGTGTGGACAACATCCTCAACGCGGATCGCCGAGACTACTTCATCGGCTTGCAGCTCAGGTTCAACGACAAGGACCTGAAGACGATCTTGCCGTTCGTGCCGGCCGGACTGTAG
- a CDS encoding DUF11 domain-containing protein, which yields MRQRTIISGITAALLASAAGTATAAPVLRAQVTQRGDFVLIGNTLGHDCGPGVPTPVVGMVGACGGQTGDNSPDVFWSADTPMMGQAAANNMIAVANARSTAVLTLPPGATVTHAFLYWSARTTLGGPADLTATLERPGGFSENVMAIDSASTVFAGSLYQSVADITPIVQMHGPGAYRLSGVDSVNLVGLNEPQVSTGWWMVVVYADASEQLRSIAVHDGLEQAADGAPVEATIMGFTVPPAGYNAKLGLVAYDGDDTTGDRFYWNGKEIFDAINPVDNIFNSTRSYLGSPVSVVGDLPQLTGTARSMSGIDLDVLDITSSVTPGETSANIAATLEGVDTYVLGGIITSITTRTPDLSSSTKVVVDLNGGNLTPGDELAYLISVTNTGDDAAVNTVLVDDLPPEVTYVPGSIEITAGPNPGGKSDMPTDDQGEFDGANNRVTVRLGTGADAMNGGTLDMGASTTVRFRVTIKPDTAGAILNQATITAAGLQGTPEAGYVTDGNGGDPGSPPTQVTVDSDGDGLSDEDEGAAGTNPMDADSDDDGVLDGGEPDWNMDSDGDGIINALDGDSDNDGLFDGTELGFDCSDPATNTAAGSCIPDADMGATTTDPLDSDTDNGGVSDGSEDANLNGQIDVGELNPNDPTDDMGVVDTDNDGLSDATEATIGSDPNDADTDDDGVLDGAEPNPSIDNDGDGLANVFDVDSDNDGLFDGTEMGFDCSNPQTNTAAGTCIADADMGATQTAPLDADTDNGGVPDGAEDVNHNGVTDNGEIDPLNGADDATVPDADGDGLPDAYETSMGSDPNDADTDDDGVPDGLEPNPTVDTDGDGNINVIDPDSDGDGLLDGTELGYDCTGPGTNTANCKPDLDPTTKTSPLDADTDDGGVVDGGEDANGNGQVDAGETNPLDTTDDEPCTTDVDCGDATSGKVCGPLMGCIDGCRGAEGNGCPTGQECTSMDSTIGTCFDPSASSSSSSSSSGMGGAGGAGGAGGDGGAADGGVVAVGGGCDCSVTNSGDDARGIALLGLALIALHRRKRRST from the coding sequence ATGAGGCAACGCACGATCATCTCGGGAATAACTGCAGCGTTATTGGCGAGCGCTGCGGGCACGGCGACAGCCGCGCCGGTTCTTCGCGCACAGGTCACACAACGCGGCGACTTCGTATTGATTGGAAATACGCTTGGTCATGATTGCGGGCCGGGTGTGCCCACACCGGTCGTGGGCATGGTCGGAGCGTGTGGCGGTCAGACGGGGGACAACTCGCCGGACGTTTTTTGGAGTGCCGACACGCCGATGATGGGGCAGGCGGCGGCAAACAACATGATTGCGGTAGCCAATGCGCGCTCCACCGCAGTGCTGACGTTGCCTCCAGGTGCGACCGTGACGCACGCGTTCTTGTACTGGTCGGCGCGCACGACATTGGGGGGACCTGCCGATTTGACGGCAACGCTCGAGCGTCCCGGCGGTTTTTCCGAGAACGTCATGGCGATCGATTCGGCCTCCACGGTGTTTGCCGGAAGCCTTTACCAGTCCGTCGCCGACATCACGCCGATCGTGCAAATGCATGGCCCGGGTGCGTATCGCCTGAGCGGTGTCGATTCGGTCAACCTCGTTGGTTTGAATGAGCCGCAAGTGTCCACGGGTTGGTGGATGGTCGTCGTCTACGCGGACGCAAGCGAGCAGTTGCGGAGCATTGCCGTTCACGATGGGCTCGAACAGGCTGCCGATGGAGCGCCGGTGGAAGCGACCATCATGGGTTTTACCGTGCCACCAGCGGGGTACAACGCGAAGCTCGGCTTGGTCGCTTATGACGGCGATGACACGACGGGCGATCGGTTTTACTGGAACGGGAAAGAAATTTTCGACGCGATCAACCCCGTCGACAACATCTTCAACAGCACGCGTTCGTATCTCGGAAGCCCCGTGTCGGTCGTGGGCGATCTGCCGCAGCTCACGGGCACTGCGCGAAGCATGAGCGGCATCGATCTCGACGTGCTCGACATCACGAGCAGTGTTACGCCCGGAGAAACCTCGGCCAACATCGCAGCCACTCTCGAGGGCGTCGACACCTACGTGCTCGGCGGCATCATCACGTCGATCACGACGAGGACGCCGGATCTGAGCTCGTCGACGAAGGTCGTCGTCGACCTCAACGGGGGCAACCTGACGCCTGGCGACGAGCTCGCGTATTTGATCAGCGTGACGAACACGGGTGATGATGCAGCGGTCAACACGGTGCTCGTCGATGACCTGCCACCTGAAGTCACGTACGTCCCAGGCTCGATCGAGATCACGGCTGGCCCGAATCCGGGCGGCAAGTCCGACATGCCTACGGACGATCAAGGCGAGTTCGACGGGGCAAACAACCGCGTCACCGTGCGTCTCGGAACGGGCGCCGATGCAATGAACGGCGGCACGCTCGACATGGGCGCGTCGACCACCGTTCGGTTCCGCGTGACGATCAAGCCCGATACGGCGGGTGCGATTCTCAATCAGGCCACGATCACGGCGGCTGGTTTGCAAGGCACGCCCGAAGCGGGATACGTGACGGACGGCAATGGCGGTGACCCCGGCTCGCCTCCCACGCAAGTCACGGTCGACTCGGACGGCGATGGTTTGTCCGACGAGGACGAGGGTGCAGCGGGGACCAATCCCATGGATGCCGACAGCGACGACGACGGCGTCTTGGATGGTGGCGAGCCCGATTGGAACATGGACTCCGACGGTGACGGGATCATCAACGCGCTCGATGGCGACAGCGACAACGACGGGCTTTTCGATGGCACCGAGCTGGGTTTCGATTGTTCCGATCCTGCGACGAACACGGCGGCAGGATCGTGCATTCCCGATGCCGACATGGGCGCGACGACGACGGATCCTTTGGATTCCGACACCGACAACGGCGGCGTGTCCGACGGCTCCGAAGATGCGAACCTGAACGGACAGATCGATGTGGGAGAGCTGAATCCGAACGATCCCACGGACGACATGGGCGTCGTCGACACGGACAACGATGGTTTGTCGGATGCAACCGAAGCCACGATTGGTTCGGACCCCAATGATGCCGACACCGACGACGATGGCGTGCTCGATGGTGCCGAGCCAAACCCGTCCATCGACAACGATGGTGACGGCTTGGCGAACGTGTTCGACGTCGACAGCGACAACGACGGCCTCTTCGACGGCACCGAGATGGGCTTCGATTGCAGCAATCCTCAAACGAACACGGCCGCTGGAACGTGCATCGCCGACGCCGACATGGGTGCCACGCAGACCGCACCGCTCGATGCCGACACGGACAATGGCGGCGTTCCGGACGGCGCCGAGGACGTCAATCACAACGGCGTTACGGACAACGGCGAGATCGACCCGCTCAACGGGGCAGACGACGCGACGGTGCCCGACGCCGATGGCGATGGCCTTCCGGATGCGTACGAGACGAGCATGGGTTCCGATCCCAATGACGCGGATACCGATGACGACGGCGTGCCCGATGGCCTCGAACCAAACCCCACGGTCGACACCGATGGCGATGGCAACATCAATGTCATCGATCCCGACAGCGATGGCGACGGGCTGCTCGATGGCACCGAGCTCGGCTACGACTGCACGGGACCTGGAACGAACACGGCAAACTGCAAACCCGACCTCGATCCCACGACGAAGACGTCGCCGCTCGATGCTGACACCGACGATGGTGGCGTCGTCGATGGCGGTGAAGACGCCAATGGCAACGGTCAGGTGGATGCGGGAGAGACAAACCCGCTCGATACGACGGATGACGAGCCTTGCACGACCGATGTGGATTGCGGTGACGCAACGAGCGGCAAGGTGTGCGGTCCGCTCATGGGTTGCATCGATGGTTGCCGAGGTGCCGAGGGCAATGGTTGCCCGACCGGTCAGGAGTGCACGTCGATGGATTCGACCATCGGCACGTGCTTCGATCCGTCCGCCAGCAGTAGCAGCAGCAGTAGCAGCAGCGGCATGGGTGGAGCTGGTGGTGCAGGCGGTGCAGGCGGCGACGGAGGGGCTGCCGATGGCGGCGTTGTCGCCGTGGGTGGCGGCTGCGATTGTTCCGTGACAAACTCGGGCGACGATGCTCGCGGCATCGCTCTGCTCGGCTTGGCGCTCATCGCGCTCCACCGACGCAAGCGCCGATCAACCTAG
- the orn gene encoding oligoribonuclease: MAEVSPDRLVWVDLEMTGLDPKKCRIVEIATIVTSSNLDIIEEGPNLVIHQPEDVLATMNDYVRALHTKSGLLDQIRASTVTLEDATEQTVAFIKKHVPSGTVPLCGNSVWKDREFLEAYMPRVVAYLHYRIIDVSTLKELVRRWCPHREAPKKKETHRALDDIRESIQELVHYRSMFVPTSG, from the coding sequence ATGGCGGAAGTTTCACCGGACCGGCTGGTATGGGTCGACCTGGAGATGACGGGGCTCGATCCGAAAAAGTGCAGGATCGTGGAGATCGCGACGATCGTCACCAGCTCGAACCTGGACATCATCGAAGAAGGACCGAACCTGGTCATCCACCAGCCCGAAGACGTGCTCGCGACGATGAACGACTACGTTCGCGCGCTGCATACGAAGTCGGGGCTGCTCGATCAGATCCGCGCATCCACGGTGACGCTCGAAGACGCCACGGAACAAACGGTCGCCTTCATCAAGAAGCACGTCCCGTCTGGAACGGTGCCGCTCTGCGGTAACTCGGTGTGGAAGGATCGCGAATTTCTCGAAGCCTACATGCCTCGCGTCGTCGCGTACTTGCACTACCGAATCATCGACGTTTCGACGCTGAAGGAGCTGGTGCGTAGGTGGTGTCCGCATCGCGAAGCGCCGAAGAAAAAGGAAACGCACCGAGCGCTCGACGACATTCGCGAATCGATCCAAGAGCTCGTGCATTATCGGTCGATGTTTGTCCCGACGAGCGGTTGA
- a CDS encoding GNAT family N-acetyltransferase → MTVSTATNTPSVRLIAPRALHAKLWFAWRNEPLAQRYMPIEPWSVTALKRRLSAARPDLTDQEKQEHRWIVQYGAESVGIVAILRPAFRHGYAEISYQIAQAHHGKGIGTKAVTQLVDHVFEHTEFVRLFALINVRNRASRALAEKLGFVHEGTLRDHFVIRGRRVDQCVYGLLRKEWKRKG, encoded by the coding sequence ATGACTGTCTCGACGGCTACGAATACTCCTTCGGTACGGCTGATTGCGCCGCGCGCCCTTCATGCGAAGTTATGGTTTGCGTGGCGCAACGAGCCGTTGGCACAGCGGTACATGCCGATCGAGCCATGGTCCGTGACGGCGTTGAAACGTCGGCTTTCGGCAGCTAGGCCGGATTTGACCGACCAGGAAAAGCAGGAGCACCGGTGGATCGTCCAGTACGGGGCGGAAAGTGTGGGAATCGTGGCGATTCTCCGGCCCGCTTTTCGTCACGGGTATGCCGAGATTTCTTATCAAATCGCGCAGGCCCATCACGGCAAAGGTATTGGGACGAAAGCGGTGACACAACTCGTCGACCATGTGTTTGAGCACACGGAGTTCGTGCGGTTATTTGCGTTGATCAACGTGCGCAATCGAGCATCGCGAGCGTTGGCGGAGAAGCTTGGGTTCGTGCACGAGGGCACGCTTCGTGACCACTTCGTCATTCGAGGTCGGCGTGTCGATCAATGCGTGTACGGGCTATTGCGCAAAGAATGGAAGCGTAAAGGCTAA
- a CDS encoding ABC transporter permease: protein MFGRVGAIALNTYRESVRARILIGLAGVALAVSIYSLIVGAYTLKNAPRVVSDLGAASISVFSIAVAVIIGATSLHRELEQKTLFPILARPIRRGEYLVGKYLGTLLTIAVFIMADAGVVLMLGAGLAGRSVPLLLGTSLGWLALAGVAAWRVPVMRTYGPIPWAAGMLLLGIVFSGAAADERQVVLASSALTILEISILAAIVTLFASFSTPFLSALMTLGLFIVGRQADTLARLPVKTFGQFIHDCGVALSKVVPNLQIYVPPRPLLLGELATVKLSDYLGMASLTSIGWSLGLLTIAVLVFNERDFL from the coding sequence ATGTTCGGCCGAGTGGGTGCCATCGCTCTCAACACGTACCGCGAATCGGTGCGTGCGCGCATTTTGATCGGGCTGGCGGGCGTCGCCCTGGCCGTCTCCATCTACTCACTCATCGTCGGTGCATACACGCTGAAGAACGCTCCGCGCGTGGTGAGTGATCTCGGGGCGGCGTCGATTTCCGTCTTCAGCATCGCCGTCGCGGTCATCATCGGCGCGACATCACTGCACCGCGAGCTCGAGCAAAAAACACTGTTCCCCATTCTCGCAAGGCCCATCCGGCGCGGCGAGTACCTCGTGGGCAAATACCTCGGCACGCTGCTCACGATCGCCGTGTTCATCATGGCAGACGCGGGCGTCGTCCTGATGCTCGGTGCGGGTTTGGCCGGACGATCCGTCCCACTGCTGCTCGGTACTTCGTTGGGATGGCTCGCGCTTGCCGGTGTCGCTGCTTGGCGCGTGCCTGTGATGCGCACGTACGGCCCGATTCCGTGGGCCGCCGGCATGCTCCTCCTGGGCATCGTTTTTTCCGGAGCTGCTGCGGACGAACGTCAGGTCGTGCTGGCCTCGAGTGCCCTCACGATTCTGGAAATCAGCATCCTCGCAGCGATCGTGACGCTATTCGCGTCTTTCTCGACGCCGTTTCTCTCCGCGCTCATGACGCTCGGGCTTTTCATCGTCGGACGTCAAGCCGACACCTTGGCGCGTTTGCCCGTCAAAACCTTCGGGCAGTTCATTCACGACTGCGGTGTCGCGCTCTCCAAAGTCGTGCCGAACCTTCAAATTTACGTCCCGCCGCGCCCGCTCTTGCTCGGCGAGCTCGCCACGGTAAAACTCTCCGACTACCTCGGCATGGCATCGCTCACCTCGATCGGCTGGTCGCTCGGTCTGCTCACGATCGCCGTGCTCGTCTTCAACGAGCGTGACTTCCTGTGA
- a CDS encoding cation transporter, translating into MAVESDVKGVGRAHHAAHSHDHEHGHDHAKGHDHAHHGDAHGHDDHHHSHGLNELRRTPFRRLVFAFTITAGFMFVEAIVGFVSGSLALVADAGHMLADAAALALAMIAQRIAAQQRTRARTYGHRRAEVLAAFANGVALALTAVWIFGEAAQRFREPRAIDATAMMATAVVGLVINLLSAAVLSVGSHGHNVNTRAALAHVLSDALGSVGAIVGGVLVYTMGWNRADPVISVIIAVLILWGGFRLVRDTSHVLMEGSPIEVDIADIEKTIRGVPGVVDFHDLHVWSISEGFDVLTVHIVIARGFHGTDVVQAVATRMREVHQLEHCTIQPEPSRAPELVTLRRKPTDPKDLSIQTTDGSEGRTTAREREPA; encoded by the coding sequence ATGGCCGTCGAATCGGACGTGAAGGGTGTCGGGCGTGCGCATCACGCGGCCCACTCGCACGACCATGAACATGGGCACGACCACGCGAAAGGTCACGACCACGCGCATCATGGCGATGCGCATGGTCACGATGATCATCATCACAGCCATGGTCTGAACGAGCTGCGCCGCACGCCGTTTCGGCGGCTCGTGTTCGCTTTCACGATCACGGCGGGCTTCATGTTCGTCGAGGCCATCGTCGGGTTTGTCTCGGGCAGCCTCGCGCTCGTTGCCGATGCGGGGCACATGCTCGCCGATGCCGCGGCGCTCGCGCTCGCGATGATCGCGCAGCGCATCGCAGCTCAACAGCGGACGCGCGCGCGCACGTACGGGCATCGTCGCGCTGAGGTGCTGGCAGCGTTTGCCAACGGTGTCGCGCTCGCGCTCACGGCGGTGTGGATCTTCGGCGAGGCGGCGCAACGATTCCGTGAGCCACGAGCGATCGATGCGACGGCGATGATGGCGACGGCGGTGGTCGGGCTCGTCATCAACCTACTTTCAGCAGCCGTGCTTTCGGTCGGCTCGCATGGGCACAACGTCAACACGCGTGCAGCGCTCGCGCATGTGCTCTCTGATGCGCTCGGATCCGTGGGAGCCATCGTAGGTGGCGTGCTCGTTTACACGATGGGTTGGAACCGCGCCGATCCCGTGATCAGCGTCATCATCGCCGTGTTGATCTTGTGGGGTGGGTTCAGGCTCGTACGCGACACGTCGCACGTGCTCATGGAGGGAAGTCCCATCGAAGTGGACATCGCGGACATCGAGAAGACGATTCGCGGTGTTCCAGGCGTCGTCGACTTTCACGACTTGCACGTGTGGTCGATATCGGAAGGTTTCGACGTGCTCACGGTGCACATCGTGATCGCGCGTGGCTTTCACGGGACGGATGTCGTGCAAGCGGTCGCTACGCGCATGCGCGAAGTGCACCAGCTCGAACACTGCACGATTCAGCCGGAACCGTCGCGGGCTCCAGAGCTCGTCACCTTGCGGCGCAAACCGACGGATCCCAAGGATTTGTCCATACAAACAACGGATGGTTCGGAAGGACGAACCACAGCCCGTGAACGCGAGCCGGCCTGA